A section of the Cuniculiplasma divulgatum genome encodes:
- a CDS encoding IS110 family transposase: protein MLPHKPLEVVWIYIGLDIHKRTVSVTEMDNEGNVNEQYDMGNSASSWEGFRARYAVADTEIALEVSTTGKYVARKLRDMGFHTHMADPSTLALIFRTAKKNDREDSYKLAKLLRLGELPEVHLPSRYSDDLRSLVRYRRSLGEAITMIKNRVHAILASAGISIDATDIFGKKGMKCILGSVDSISTAQRFVLADLLDQIAYLMGKETMVEDEISRSVMNDRNVNLLMTIPGMGIYSSAAIMSEIDDISRFDSKEKLASYAGLVPRQDQSGNRDIKGHISKHGPSMLRFIMVNAAHIVIKYSERMRKKYLSLVRRLGKNRAIVAIARILLETIYTMLKKGEHFVDQIDTLTERKIASMRSRAVKPSQTITLEDRMNVLRNVQKERLKRNGNEGKINKANAMT, encoded by the coding sequence ATGCTCCCACACAAACCACTGGAGGTGGTCTGGATATACATAGGACTTGATATACATAAACGTACCGTATCTGTTACGGAAATGGATAATGAGGGGAATGTGAATGAACAGTATGATATGGGCAACAGCGCATCATCATGGGAGGGGTTCAGGGCAAGATATGCTGTTGCGGATACTGAGATTGCCCTGGAGGTATCCACAACTGGGAAGTATGTTGCCCGGAAGCTCAGGGACATGGGATTCCACACACATATGGCAGATCCGTCCACACTGGCACTCATATTCAGGACTGCGAAGAAGAACGACAGGGAGGATTCCTACAAATTAGCAAAGCTCCTGAGGTTAGGGGAACTCCCTGAGGTGCATCTCCCCTCCAGGTACTCTGATGATCTGAGATCACTCGTCAGGTACAGAAGGTCACTTGGAGAGGCCATAACCATGATCAAGAACAGGGTTCATGCCATCCTGGCATCTGCAGGCATAAGCATTGATGCAACTGACATATTCGGAAAGAAGGGGATGAAATGCATTCTGGGATCAGTGGATAGCATTTCCACTGCCCAGAGATTCGTCCTCGCTGATCTGCTGGATCAGATAGCATACCTGATGGGGAAAGAGACCATGGTGGAGGATGAGATATCCAGATCTGTCATGAATGACAGGAACGTGAATCTCCTCATGACAATTCCCGGTATGGGCATATATTCATCAGCTGCAATCATGTCAGAGATAGATGACATATCCAGATTCGATTCAAAGGAGAAGCTTGCATCATATGCCGGCCTTGTTCCAAGGCAGGACCAATCCGGGAATCGTGACATAAAGGGTCACATATCCAAGCATGGACCCTCCATGCTCCGATTCATAATGGTGAATGCAGCACATATTGTCATCAAGTACAGCGAACGGATGAGGAAGAAGTATCTCAGCCTTGTACGGAGATTGGGGAAGAACCGTGCAATTGTTGCAATTGCAAGGATACTGCTTGAGACCATTTACACAATGCTGAAGAAGGGAGAGCATTTCGTTGACCAGATAGATACATTGACAGAGAGGAAGATAGCATCCATGAGATCAAGGGCAGTAAAGCCCTCCCAGACCATCACCCTGGAAGATCGCATGAATGTGCTCAGGAATGTTCAGAAGGAGAGGCTGAAGAGAAATGGCAATGAAGGAAAGATAAATAAGGCCAATGCCATGACATGA
- the istA gene encoding IS21 family transposase, which translates to MIRNMKDRGMSNREIARDLGISRNKVSKLLRTTRLANHRQRKRGSKLDPYRDRIRALIDEHNLSAVRILEEIRKMGYHGGYTILKEYCHDLRKDRRIQAVYRYETDPGKQSQVDFGEFGHIDMDGKRRKLYAFSRILGYSRMRYVEFTTDISTENIIRMHLNAFSFYGGFTDTILYDNMKQVVIDRKLKASESRFNPKFMDFAEYYGIVVRLCYPYTPETKGKIESTIKYVRNNFWAGRSFEYLSDINVQCREWLRKVNAQVHGTTHEIPLERLKDEKLNPLSTVPAYMTRKEEIRKVSRDCYVSYRGNRYSVPWKHAGRECRIIEESALVKIEIDSTIVADHAILTGTGRISRNKEHFEGLLKAVKEENSAIYGQMVETRDLKRYEEVA; encoded by the coding sequence ATGATCAGGAATATGAAGGATAGGGGAATGAGCAACAGGGAGATCGCAAGGGACCTCGGCATATCAAGGAACAAAGTCAGTAAACTGCTGAGGACAACCAGACTGGCGAACCACAGGCAAAGGAAGAGGGGATCAAAGCTTGATCCGTACAGAGACAGGATACGTGCACTCATAGATGAACACAACCTTTCAGCTGTCAGGATACTTGAGGAGATCAGGAAGATGGGATACCATGGCGGATACACAATACTGAAGGAGTACTGCCATGACCTCAGAAAGGATCGCAGGATACAGGCAGTATACCGCTATGAGACAGATCCGGGGAAACAGTCACAGGTTGATTTCGGTGAGTTCGGCCATATTGACATGGACGGAAAGAGAAGGAAGCTGTATGCCTTCTCCAGGATACTGGGATATTCCCGTATGCGGTATGTGGAATTCACCACTGACATATCCACTGAGAATATCATAAGGATGCACCTGAATGCATTCTCATTCTATGGAGGATTCACAGACACGATACTGTATGACAACATGAAGCAGGTTGTCATCGACAGAAAACTGAAAGCCTCAGAATCCAGGTTCAACCCGAAATTCATGGATTTCGCAGAGTACTATGGTATTGTTGTAAGGCTCTGCTATCCATACACGCCGGAGACAAAAGGCAAGATAGAGAGCACAATAAAGTATGTGAGAAACAACTTCTGGGCAGGCAGATCATTTGAATACCTATCAGACATAAATGTTCAGTGCCGGGAATGGCTGAGGAAGGTCAATGCCCAGGTACATGGAACAACACATGAAATACCTTTAGAGAGGCTGAAGGATGAGAAGCTCAACCCCCTGTCGACAGTACCGGCATACATGACAAGGAAGGAGGAGATCAGGAAGGTCTCAAGGGACTGCTATGTTTCATACAGGGGAAACAGGTATTCCGTTCCCTGGAAACATGCCGGAAGGGAATGCAGGATCATTGAGGAATCGGCACTTGTGAAAATAGAGATCGATTCCACCATTGTTGCTGATCATGCCATTCTCACGGGAACAGGAAGGATATCAAGGAATAAGGAACATTTTGAAGGCCTTCTGAAAGCAGTGAAGGAGGAGAATTCTGCAATATACGGGCAGATGGTGGAAACACGCGACCTGAAGAGATACGAGGAGGTGGCTTGA
- a CDS encoding DUF2075 domain-containing protein, with amino-acid sequence MRLYSGSSEQFIDDVYNNKIADKLKISFFEQFHYNPSQSEVNSWQNSLRSVSMIFDRAKLNDHGVILEYRLPQTSKRLDCLVCGKDGQNKDQAVIMELKQWQTTKPSDGERELKTILNGGFRDVLHPSVQVGQYKEYLQNYHTAFYEGRSPILLNACSYLHNYPYNPEDEIYSVKFEPFISNFPIFTKDEVKELGDYLVEKLSGGDGMRVLSRVEGGKIRPSKKLLDHIAAIINGSDEYTLLDEQLVAFDMVINAVEKSFKNGKKTTIIIEGGPGTGKSVIAMNLMGKLSGRHYNTHYVTGSRAFTGTLNKILGNKSSLQLMHFNKYGKTERDAVDVVIADEAHRMWPKNLDRFTRKEDRVDTPIVDQIINAAKVPVFFVDNLQIIRPNEVGTVQYIEEHANQMGSNVLKFKLQAQFRCQGSDAFVSWINNTLGIEKTADVIWSGNDSFDFRIFQSPESLERAIMEKSESGKKARIVAGFCWEWSDPMENGQLVPDVSIGDFKRPWNAKSGVSSRRLGEGIPKETLWAHDPNGIHQIGCVYTAQGFEFDYVGVIFGLDLKYNLDGQKWEAHPENSKDPAAARSKERFITYVKNIYRILLSRGMEGCYVYFVDKDTERFFKTRME; translated from the coding sequence ATGCGACTATATTCCGGATCCAGTGAACAATTTATTGACGATGTTTACAATAACAAAATTGCTGACAAACTAAAAATCAGTTTCTTCGAACAGTTTCATTATAATCCAAGCCAGTCTGAGGTAAATTCCTGGCAGAACTCACTGAGATCTGTTTCCATGATATTTGATCGAGCTAAATTGAACGACCATGGAGTTATTCTAGAATATAGGCTCCCTCAAACTTCCAAACGTTTGGATTGCCTTGTGTGTGGTAAAGACGGTCAAAACAAGGATCAGGCAGTAATAATGGAATTAAAACAATGGCAGACAACCAAACCATCAGATGGGGAGCGTGAGTTAAAGACTATCTTAAATGGTGGGTTTAGGGACGTGCTTCACCCATCTGTGCAGGTAGGACAATACAAAGAATATCTACAGAACTACCACACTGCCTTCTACGAAGGGAGATCGCCCATATTGCTCAATGCATGCTCATATCTGCATAATTATCCATACAACCCAGAAGATGAGATTTACTCGGTAAAATTTGAACCTTTCATTTCCAACTTTCCTATCTTCACGAAGGATGAGGTCAAGGAGCTTGGTGATTACCTGGTTGAGAAACTGTCAGGCGGTGATGGAATGAGAGTGCTCAGCCGCGTTGAAGGAGGGAAAATTAGGCCCAGCAAAAAGTTGCTTGACCACATTGCAGCGATTATAAATGGTTCAGATGAATATACATTGCTGGATGAACAACTAGTTGCCTTTGACATGGTAATTAACGCTGTGGAAAAGAGTTTTAAGAATGGAAAGAAAACAACCATTATAATTGAGGGTGGACCGGGAACTGGAAAATCAGTTATAGCTATGAATCTGATGGGCAAACTATCTGGACGACACTATAATACACATTATGTAACCGGTTCACGTGCATTTACTGGTACTTTGAATAAAATCTTGGGAAACAAAAGTTCCTTGCAGTTAATGCATTTCAATAAATATGGAAAAACTGAAAGAGATGCAGTTGATGTTGTGATAGCTGATGAAGCCCATAGAATGTGGCCTAAAAATCTCGATAGATTTACAAGAAAAGAGGACAGAGTTGACACTCCGATCGTCGATCAGATAATAAATGCCGCAAAGGTACCTGTATTTTTTGTAGATAATCTTCAGATCATACGCCCCAATGAGGTGGGGACCGTTCAGTATATTGAGGAACATGCCAACCAAATGGGGTCTAATGTCCTCAAATTCAAGCTGCAGGCACAATTCAGATGCCAGGGGTCGGATGCATTTGTAAGCTGGATTAACAATACACTTGGAATTGAAAAAACCGCAGACGTTATCTGGTCTGGTAATGACAGTTTTGACTTTAGGATTTTTCAGTCTCCGGAATCCCTTGAACGCGCAATTATGGAAAAATCTGAAAGCGGTAAAAAAGCCAGAATTGTAGCTGGCTTCTGTTGGGAATGGTCTGATCCAATGGAGAATGGACAGCTCGTTCCAGATGTTTCTATAGGTGACTTTAAAAGACCATGGAATGCAAAGTCAGGAGTCAGTTCACGAAGATTGGGAGAGGGAATTCCGAAGGAGACCTTATGGGCCCACGACCCAAATGGAATCCATCAAATTGGATGTGTGTATACAGCACAAGGATTTGAGTTTGATTATGTAGGGGTAATTTTTGGTCTTGATCTGAAGTACAACCTAGACGGACAAAAATGGGAAGCCCATCCTGAGAATTCAAAGGACCCCGCAGCGGCCCGATCAAAAGAAAGATTCATCACCTATGTGAAAAACATATACCGAATACTCCTTTCGCGAGGTATGGAAGGATGCTATGTCTATTTTGTCGACAAAGACACCGAGAGGTTCTTTAAGACACGAATGGAGTGA
- a CDS encoding nuclear transport factor 2 family protein codes for MTQKNELEEKLTNFFNAENDRDWKLYESFLSEDVQWISYGPPKRKVVSGKKDYIKTMIRAYRNIPERFSVLNMVSDIESGVVIAELELRSRRSVDIFEFENGLIKREREYYDDTLWLEPEDKP; via the coding sequence ATGACTCAGAAAAATGAACTTGAAGAGAAACTCACAAATTTCTTCAATGCAGAAAATGATCGGGACTGGAAACTATATGAATCGTTTCTCTCGGAAGATGTCCAGTGGATTTCATACGGTCCCCCCAAACGAAAGGTTGTGTCCGGAAAAAAGGATTATATCAAGACGATGATCAGAGCCTATCGGAACATACCAGAAAGATTCAGTGTTTTGAACATGGTTTCAGACATAGAAAGTGGAGTCGTGATTGCAGAGCTTGAACTACGCTCAAGAAGATCAGTTGATATATTTGAGTTTGAAAATGGTCTGATAAAGAGAGAACGTGAGTACTATGACGATACCCTCTGGTTGGAACCCGAGGATAAACCTTAA
- a CDS encoding antitoxin VapB family protein: MPKTITIKKSVYDELKRFKKENESFSDLLDRLVKSQSKKDLIRSLRGSIEFEDKNDLLTDLKKKRWEKGN; encoded by the coding sequence ATGCCTAAAACTATAACTATCAAAAAGTCAGTGTATGATGAATTGAAAAGGTTCAAGAAAGAGAATGAAAGTTTTAGTGATCTTCTCGACCGGCTTGTTAAATCACAGAGTAAGAAAGATCTAATCAGGTCATTAAGGGGAAGCATTGAGTTTGAAGATAAGAATGATCTACTTACGGATTTAAAAAAGAAAAGGTGGGAGAAAGGAAATTGA
- the istB gene encoding IS21-like element helper ATPase IstB gives MKHPMTMRFMHNTENVVFLGPPGVGKTHLSVALGMRAIMSDIPVYYISAMKLVQTLKRDYDLKRLEYRIKTYSRFRLMIVDEIGYLPLTGEESNLFFQFVSSRYEKRSTIYTSNKSFSEWGEILGDSVMASAVLDRILHHCTVINIKGESYRLKDRRKNSLQTERRREKNE, from the coding sequence TTGAAACATCCCATGACCATGAGGTTCATGCACAACACAGAGAATGTTGTATTCCTGGGACCACCAGGCGTGGGGAAGACACACCTATCGGTGGCACTTGGAATGCGTGCAATCATGTCAGATATTCCGGTATATTACATATCAGCCATGAAACTGGTGCAGACACTTAAGAGAGACTATGATCTGAAGAGACTGGAATACAGGATAAAGACATATTCCAGGTTCAGGCTCATGATAGTGGACGAGATCGGATACCTGCCACTGACAGGGGAGGAATCCAATCTGTTCTTCCAGTTTGTTTCATCCAGGTATGAGAAGAGATCCACGATATACACAAGCAACAAATCTTTCAGCGAATGGGGCGAAATACTTGGAGATTCAGTGATGGCTTCTGCAGTCCTTGACAGGATACTGCACCACTGCACTGTCATAAACATCAAGGGTGAATCATACAGGCTGAAGGACAGGAGAAAGAATTCTTTACAGACAGAAAGAAGACGTGAAAAGAATGAGTGA
- a CDS encoding type II toxin-antitoxin system RelE/ParE family toxin, whose amino-acid sequence MTYEVLFSDLALKQLRKLDQEARQRIIATIERIRVRPDAYVKKLVGDEGYRLRVGNYRVILDLDKEKLIILVLRIGHRRNVYDL is encoded by the coding sequence TTGACCTATGAAGTGCTTTTTTCAGATCTGGCCTTAAAGCAACTTAGAAAACTAGACCAGGAAGCCAGGCAGAGAATAATTGCAACGATCGAACGGATCAGGGTAAGACCCGACGCTTATGTCAAGAAACTCGTTGGTGACGAGGGATACAGGCTTAGAGTGGGAAATTACAGGGTGATCTTGGACTTGGACAAAGAGAAATTGATTATTCTGGTGTTAAGGATAGGTCATAGGAGGAACGTTTATGATTTGTAA
- a CDS encoding type II toxin-antitoxin system VapC family toxin, which produces MNLLDASAIFNLFQSGKYSALTNGATNPLAKYEIGNILWKSHKIRNRISKEEAMESGTVLFELIDSMEQIVSPPASVLSLSLEEGLTFYDSSYLVSAIESGYDFVTDDLKLHKIASLKVTTRKSLDL; this is translated from the coding sequence ATGAACCTGCTGGACGCTTCCGCAATTTTCAACCTCTTTCAAAGTGGTAAGTACAGTGCACTCACAAACGGGGCCACGAATCCTCTTGCCAAGTACGAGATAGGGAACATTCTTTGGAAGAGTCATAAAATAAGAAATAGAATTTCAAAGGAAGAAGCAATGGAATCTGGCACTGTTCTATTTGAATTGATTGATTCAATGGAGCAGATCGTGTCACCACCAGCTTCTGTGTTGAGTTTGTCATTAGAGGAGGGTCTGACATTCTACGATTCATCATATCTCGTATCTGCTATCGAATCGGGATACGATTTTGTAACTGACGACTTGAAACTGCATAAGATTGCAAGCTTGAAAGTTACAACGCGAAAAAGCCTGGATCTGTAA
- a CDS encoding DUF3427 domain-containing protein, translating to MLASYVAETIEKYLEVLREKGAGISDLVSVLNRSLESMNLQKNGLKMDEFLIHELGEKLLSVTERISEADGTPENHAIVRPESSISRSSIFTGSLGEPSLYSELKREIRSCDSVDMLVSFIRWSGLRLIIDDLRDFTTRGGKLRVITTSYMGATDIKAVEEISRLPNTEIRISYDTQRTRLHAKTYIFKRENGFSTAYVGSSNLSNAAVSSGLEWNVKVTEKDMASTMQKVNATFETYWNSKDFEPYGPEDRSRFIRAIDAEKGRESGTAAPFLFEIHPYTYQMEILEKLEAERLVHNNYRNLVVAATGTGKTVISAFDYRKFRSEVKNGRHRLLFVAHREEILRQSIDCFRGILRDYNFGELMVGNFKPSSLEHLFVSIQSFNSQELFRQADPYYYDYIVIDEFHHAASASYQKLLEYYHPKVLMGLTATPERMDGRNILGYFGNRISAEIRLPEAIDRKLLSPFQYFVITDPVSLQELHWTRGGYDSSEIEKLYTDENGWGITRATLIIDSVMKYISDIRTVRGLGFCVSKVHAAFMARQFNEAGIASMTLTSDSSDDERFTARKALTSGKIRFIFVVDIYNEGVDIPEINTILFLRPTESLTVFLQQLGRGLRITEDKECLTVLDFVGQANHRYDFESKFKALLGKSSRGIVNEIKNGFPGVPTGCYIQLERRATEFILKNIKESIGTLSGMISRISSFHDSTSLDLSLENFLSYYHMDIREIYGRYSFYRLKERAGIIEDFNEPLEKVMTKAFSRICSINSRKWLEFLISALDDLDSLDVEKLEPEKYRMLMMFHFTVWQKSPGMCGFTDVMDGLIKIRDNSNMFAELLEILRYNLNSIDFVDEPVDLGFESPLYLHCNYTRDQILVAFDYLTPGNVREGVKYIPDKKIDLLFITLNKSEEHYSPSTMYRDYSISDSLFHWQSQSTTSEDSATGQRYVNHSRNGGKIVLFVRENREDMAGASPYTFLGTASYLSHTGSRPMNVVWKLDRPIPARFLAYTNVMVPA from the coding sequence ATGCTGGCCTCCTATGTGGCTGAAACCATTGAAAAATATCTTGAGGTCCTGAGAGAAAAAGGCGCGGGCATCAGCGACCTTGTTTCTGTGCTGAACAGATCACTCGAATCCATGAATCTCCAGAAGAATGGGCTTAAAATGGATGAGTTCCTGATTCATGAGCTAGGAGAGAAATTACTGTCCGTTACAGAAAGGATCTCTGAGGCCGACGGAACACCAGAGAATCATGCAATTGTAAGGCCAGAATCGTCCATCTCCAGGAGTTCCATTTTCACGGGATCTCTTGGTGAGCCCAGCCTTTATTCAGAGCTGAAAAGGGAGATACGGTCCTGCGATTCCGTGGATATGCTTGTTTCCTTTATAAGGTGGAGCGGTCTGCGGCTTATTATTGATGACCTCAGAGATTTCACAACCCGGGGAGGAAAGTTGAGGGTAATAACAACCTCATACATGGGTGCAACAGACATAAAGGCCGTGGAAGAGATCAGCAGACTCCCAAATACAGAGATTAGAATTTCCTATGACACCCAGAGAACAAGGCTGCATGCCAAAACTTATATATTTAAAAGAGAAAATGGCTTTTCAACAGCCTACGTGGGATCATCAAATCTTTCCAATGCCGCGGTGTCCAGTGGGCTGGAGTGGAACGTTAAGGTTACTGAGAAGGACATGGCCAGCACCATGCAGAAGGTCAATGCGACATTTGAAACCTATTGGAACTCAAAGGATTTTGAACCGTACGGCCCTGAAGACCGATCAAGATTCATCAGGGCAATAGACGCGGAAAAGGGCAGAGAATCAGGAACTGCTGCTCCATTCCTTTTTGAAATACATCCATACACATATCAGATGGAGATCCTGGAGAAACTGGAAGCTGAGAGGCTGGTGCACAACAATTACAGGAATCTCGTGGTTGCTGCAACCGGCACAGGAAAAACGGTCATATCCGCATTTGATTATAGAAAATTCCGCAGTGAAGTGAAAAATGGGAGGCACCGGCTCCTTTTTGTGGCACACCGTGAGGAGATTCTCAGACAGAGCATTGATTGTTTCCGTGGAATTCTCAGGGATTATAATTTCGGAGAACTGATGGTGGGGAATTTCAAACCATCCAGCCTGGAACATCTTTTCGTAAGTATCCAGTCATTCAATTCACAGGAGCTGTTCCGCCAGGCAGACCCATATTATTATGATTATATAGTGATAGACGAATTTCACCATGCGGCTTCAGCAAGCTACCAGAAGCTTCTAGAATATTATCATCCGAAGGTCCTCATGGGACTTACAGCAACACCGGAACGTATGGATGGCAGAAATATACTTGGCTATTTCGGGAACCGCATCTCTGCGGAAATCAGATTGCCGGAAGCCATTGACAGAAAGCTGCTGAGCCCTTTCCAGTATTTTGTCATAACTGATCCTGTGAGCCTCCAGGAACTGCACTGGACAAGGGGAGGCTATGACAGCTCTGAGATTGAAAAACTCTACACTGATGAAAATGGGTGGGGGATTACACGTGCAACACTCATAATTGATTCTGTGATGAAATACATCTCAGATATAAGGACCGTCAGGGGTCTTGGGTTCTGTGTCTCCAAAGTTCATGCTGCCTTCATGGCCAGGCAGTTCAATGAAGCAGGAATTGCCTCAATGACACTGACTTCAGATTCATCTGATGATGAGAGGTTCACCGCCAGAAAGGCTCTAACATCAGGGAAAATCAGGTTTATTTTTGTTGTGGACATTTACAATGAGGGAGTGGACATTCCTGAGATAAACACAATTCTTTTCCTCAGGCCCACGGAAAGTCTGACCGTTTTCTTGCAGCAGCTTGGGCGTGGCCTCAGGATCACCGAAGACAAAGAATGCCTGACTGTTCTGGATTTTGTTGGGCAGGCAAACCACAGGTATGATTTTGAATCCAAGTTCAAGGCCCTCTTAGGCAAGAGTAGCAGGGGTATTGTAAATGAGATAAAGAACGGATTTCCTGGAGTCCCAACAGGCTGCTATATTCAACTTGAGCGAAGGGCCACAGAATTTATACTGAAGAATATAAAGGAATCCATCGGCACACTTTCCGGTATGATATCAAGGATTTCATCATTCCATGATAGCACGTCACTGGATCTTTCGCTGGAAAATTTTCTCAGTTACTATCACATGGATATCCGTGAAATTTATGGAAGGTACAGTTTCTACAGACTTAAGGAAAGGGCTGGCATAATTGAAGATTTTAATGAGCCACTGGAAAAGGTCATGACCAAGGCTTTCTCGCGCATATGTTCAATAAATTCAAGGAAGTGGCTTGAGTTTCTCATCAGCGCTCTTGATGATCTGGATTCTCTCGACGTAGAGAAGCTTGAACCTGAGAAATACAGGATGCTCATGATGTTTCACTTCACAGTATGGCAGAAAAGCCCCGGGATGTGTGGATTCACTGACGTAATGGACGGGCTCATTAAGATAAGGGACAACAGCAACATGTTTGCTGAGTTACTGGAAATCCTCCGGTACAACCTCAACAGCATTGACTTTGTGGATGAGCCTGTCGACCTTGGATTTGAATCGCCACTGTATCTCCACTGCAACTATACCAGAGACCAGATTCTTGTGGCCTTTGATTATCTGACGCCTGGAAATGTCAGGGAAGGAGTGAAATACATTCCAGACAAGAAAATTGACCTGCTGTTCATCACCCTGAACAAATCGGAAGAGCACTACTCTCCGTCCACCATGTACAGGGATTATTCCATAAGCGATTCGCTATTTCACTGGCAGAGCCAGAGCACAACTTCAGAAGATTCAGCTACGGGGCAGAGGTATGTGAACCACAGCAGGAACGGTGGAAAGATTGTTCTCTTTGTGCGGGAAAACCGGGAAGATATGGCAGGTGCCTCTCCATATACGTTTCTTGGAACTGCCAGTTACCTGAGCCACACCGGAAGCAGGCCAATGAATGTTGTGTGGAAGCTTGACAGACCAATTCCAGCAAGATTTCTTGCATACACCAACGTCATGGTGCCGGCCTGA
- a CDS encoding PIN domain-containing protein — protein sequence MTVLVDTSVLVYDTIENSPHHDSASELIDESNDPIINSLSIVELGFVLPRYGIDNESVRMKIEELLQSDYFTVSWLSGKMMEKVSSFMAENKLSFRDFNDWIIAYDANSRKVPLVTFDKILQKQCKKLGIQVIEI from the coding sequence ATGACGGTCCTAGTTGACACCAGTGTTCTGGTGTATGATACCATAGAGAATTCCCCGCATCATGATAGTGCTAGTGAGCTTATCGATGAGTCAAATGATCCCATAATAAATTCGCTGTCAATTGTTGAACTTGGTTTTGTGCTTCCAAGGTATGGAATAGATAATGAAAGTGTTCGAATGAAGATAGAGGAATTATTGCAAAGTGATTATTTCACAGTCTCCTGGCTTTCTGGAAAGATGATGGAAAAAGTATCCTCTTTCATGGCTGAAAACAAGCTGAGTTTCAGAGATTTCAATGACTGGATAATAGCGTATGATGCAAATTCGAGAAAGGTACCTTTAGTCACTTTTGATAAAATACTGCAAAAGCAATGCAAAAAGCTTGGTATCCAAGTTATTGAGATCTAG
- a CDS encoding antitoxin VapB family protein has translation MVTTVQIDNELKERLNRLKIHPRESYNDLISRLVDSYSPEVASRESLIETLEILSDPEMMRGIAQGLEDIKAGRVKTLDQISKELY, from the coding sequence ATGGTAACAACAGTTCAGATTGACAACGAGCTTAAAGAAAGACTTAACCGCCTGAAAATACATCCAAGAGAATCTTACAATGATTTGATTTCCAGACTGGTAGACTCTTACTCTCCCGAAGTAGCAAGTAGAGAATCACTGATCGAGACTCTCGAGATTCTTTCTGATCCGGAAATGATGAGGGGAATTGCTCAAGGGCTAGAAGATATAAAGGCAGGGAGGGTAAAGACTCTCGATCAAATCAGCAAGGAGCTATACTGA
- a CDS encoding type II toxin-antitoxin system VapC family toxin, with translation MILLDTDVIIEILDRESDKGDELMLKIIESGEEYCTSSVNMHEVLYGMEKYSKNSSPVLQIPTLDFTKKDSELSAVLELSAERKGKAVPRMDSIIASIAINNGCSLYTLDEHFEVFTADGLKLFTGGSNEPVRV, from the coding sequence TTGATTCTTCTAGACACTGACGTCATCATAGAAATTCTGGATAGGGAATCAGACAAAGGCGATGAACTAATGCTTAAAATCATCGAAAGCGGGGAAGAATACTGCACGAGTTCAGTGAACATGCATGAGGTTCTTTACGGTATGGAAAAATACTCCAAAAATTCCAGTCCGGTTCTGCAAATACCAACTCTGGACTTCACTAAAAAAGATAGCGAACTATCAGCTGTTTTGGAGTTGAGCGCGGAAAGAAAAGGAAAAGCAGTTCCAAGAATGGATTCCATTATTGCTTCCATAGCAATTAACAACGGCTGCTCACTTTATACTCTGGATGAACATTTTGAAGTTTTTACAGCGGATGGTCTCAAGCTGTTCACAGGGGGTTCGAATGAACCGGTCAGGGTTTGA
- a CDS encoding CopG family transcriptional regulator, translated as MKTYTTVSAKISEEEREELKKLGLNPTAIIRKAVQEEIRKARSKDLIEKMKRVAPIISKLKLDEVVSDLREDRER; from the coding sequence ATGAAAACGTATACCACAGTTTCTGCAAAGATATCAGAAGAAGAGAGAGAGGAGTTAAAGAAACTTGGACTGAATCCAACAGCAATTATTAGAAAGGCAGTTCAGGAGGAAATCAGGAAAGCCAGAAGTAAAGATCTAATTGAGAAAATGAAAAGGGTAGCACCTATAATCTCTAAATTAAAGTTAGATGAAGTAGTTTCAGACCTCAGGGAAGACAGGGAAAGATGA